A genomic stretch from Physeter macrocephalus isolate SW-GA chromosome 12, ASM283717v5, whole genome shotgun sequence includes:
- the STARD7 gene encoding stAR-related lipid transfer protein 7, mitochondrial isoform X3, with the protein MPVVFLSRSIDEMKRLEEMSSTFQSSGVDHHPPEPKSQTERDEDSGGKEQPWEMVMDKKHFKLWRRPITGTPLYQYRVFGTYTDVTPRQFFNVQLDTEYRKKWDALVIKLEVIERDVVSGSEVLHWVTHFPYPMYSRDYVYVRRYSVDEENNVMVLVSRAVEHPSVPESPEFVRVRSYESQMVIRPHKSFDEWLRIRLPMQGTRVRAPVREDPTCHGAARPVSHNYSACVSGACAPQRERPRQ; encoded by the exons ATGCCTGTTGTTTTTCTCTCCAGATCCATTGATGAGATGAAACGGTTGGAGGAAATGTCAAGTACGTTTCAGAGCTCGGGAGTTGACCACCACCCTCCAGAACCAAAATCCCAAACAGAAAGGGACGAAGATTCAGGAGGCAAAGAGCAACCGTGGGAAATGGTGATGGATAAGAAACACTTCAAGCTGTGGCGGCGCCCCATTACAGGCACCCCCCTTTACCAGTACAGAG TTTTTGGAACCTACACAGATGTGACACCTCGGCAGTTCTTCAATGTTCAG CTGGATACAGAGTATAGAAAAAAGTGGGACGCCCTGGTGATCAAGCTGGAAGTGATCGAGAGGGATGTGGTTAGTGGTTCTGAGGTTCTTCACTGGGTAACCCATTTTCCT TATCCAATGTACTCACGGGATTATGTTTATGTTCGGCGGTATAGTGTGGATGAGGAAAACAACGTGATGGTGTTGGTGTCACG GGCCGTGGAGCACCCTAGTGTGCCAGAGTCTCCGGAATTTGTGAGGGTCAGATCATATGAATCCCAGATGGTTATCCGTCCCCACAAGTCATTTGACGAG tggttaagaatccgcctgccaatgcaggggacacgggttcgtgccccggtccgggaagatcccacatgccacggagcggctaggcccgtgagccacaactactcagcctgcgtgtccggagcctgtgctccgcaacgggagaggccgcgacagtga